Within uncultured Methanoregula sp., the genomic segment TGTCTGCATAGGCAAGCATGACGGCGACATCATCGGCTTCGATGGCCTTCATGCTTCCCTTGATCTCCACTCCTTTTTCCTCGGCAGCGCCAAACGCACCGAAGAAAACATTCGAGAGCGAGCGGTTCATTGCCCGCGCCATGTTGAGCGTGAGCAGCGTACCCGCGGCACCGACAATGATACCGGCAACGACCATTGCATAATTGGGGGTAGCAAACGAGAACCCATCGAGCGCAACCGCGAGCCCGGTGAATGCGTTGTACATCGAGATTACGACAGGCATGTCGGCCCCGCCAATGGGGAGGGTCATCAGGAGGCCGAACCCGAGCGAGAGGATGAAGAACAGCGGGAGATACATGGCAACGGAAAGCGGTATCCAGGCCGGCTGCAGGATTACGAATACCCCGGAGATGATGGCAAGGGCAAGAACTGCCATGTTGATGATCTTCTGGCCCGGGAAGGTGATCGGCCGCGGCCGCATCCATCCCTGGAGTTTCATGAACGCGATGATACTTCCCGTAAACGAGACTGCCCCGATAAGGCCGCCAATAACTGCGAGGGAACCGGTGGTGGACGTGGTTGTGCCAAGGAGCGCCACTGCTGATATCCCGGCTGCTGCGCCACCGCCCATACCATTGTAGAGCGCAATCATCTGGGGCATGTCGGTCATTGCAACCCGTTTTGCTGCAATGTAACCGAATCCCCCGCCAATCACGATTGCAATCGCGATGAGGGCCAGGTTATTGAGTTCAGGGGTAAAGAACGTAACGAGCGTTGCGATCAGCATTGCTGCGCCGGCCCAGACAATCCCGCTCCGGGCAGTAAGCGGGTGGCTCATCCGCTGCATGCCGATGATGAAGAAGAAGATCGTTACAATATAGACCGGTCCGATCAGCCACGAGAGATCGAACATCTTATACCTCCTTTCCGGGTTTTTTCCCGCTGCGGTCGAACATCTGGAGGATCCGCTCCGTGACAACATAACCGCCGGTTACGTTTGCGGCACCGAGAATAACGGCAACAAACCCTATGGCCTGTTCAAGGGGTGTCGTGGCAAGGCCGAGTGCAACCATCGCACCTACGAGAACGATGCCGTGGATGAAGTTCGAGCCGCTCATCAGGGGAGTGTGAAGGATCGCAGGCACGCGGCTGATGACAACGTACCCGGTAAACGCGGCCAGCATTGCGATATAGACGGCCGTCCAGAGCATATTCATATCAGTCATGATTTTCCTCCGGTCAGGAGATCGAG encodes:
- a CDS encoding NAD(P)(+) transhydrogenase (Re/Si-specific) subunit beta translates to MFDLSWLIGPVYIVTIFFFIIGMQRMSHPLTARSGIVWAGAAMLIATLVTFFTPELNNLALIAIAIVIGGGFGYIAAKRVAMTDMPQMIALYNGMGGGAAAGISAVALLGTTTSTTGSLAVIGGLIGAVSFTGSIIAFMKLQGWMRPRPITFPGQKIINMAVLALAIISGVFVILQPAWIPLSVAMYLPLFFILSLGFGLLMTLPIGGADMPVVISMYNAFTGLAVALDGFSFATPNYAMVVAGIIVGAAGTLLTLNMARAMNRSLSNVFFGAFGAAEEKGVEIKGSMKAIEADDVAVMLAYADKVIIAPGYGMAVAQAQQKVKELTDLLISKNVQVKFAIHPVAGRMPGHMNVLLAEAGVGYDHLFDRDEINPEFPSTDVVLVIGANDVVNPAAHRQGSPLFGMPILDVEQAKNVIVLKRGQGKGFAGIENDLFYRDNTRMLYGDAQETVGKLVQAVKKF
- a CDS encoding NAD(P) transhydrogenase subunit alpha codes for the protein MTDMNMLWTAVYIAMLAAFTGYVVISRVPAILHTPLMSGSNFIHGIVLVGAMVALGLATTPLEQAIGFVAVILGAANVTGGYVVTERILQMFDRSGKKPGKEV